TTATTCGACAATCATTTTTTTGCTGATCGTTTTATTGTTGGCAGTCACGGAGTAGAAATATACGCCGGGTTGCAGATCATTCGCCTGGATAGTGAATGTTTGCGTACCTGCGTTTGCGTTGTTTTCAGTTCCATACACTTTCTGTCCCATCAGGTTGAAAACTTCAACTGACACGTTGGTGTTTTGGGAGAGTGTAACCGTGATTTCTGTTTGCCCGTTGAAGGGGTTCGGATAATTCTGGCTTACATTGAAGGCACTTTGTTCTATTTCGTTTGTGCCAATTCCAAAGGTATAATCGCCGGGGGCAAAGGTGAAGTTCTGAACGTATTTGTATTGTACGGGATCGCCCACATTGGCAATGTTCAGTTCTTCATACGTAAAGGGAATAATATGATTACTTCCCTCCTCAATTACTTCATTTGACATTACCATATAATAGGCCTGCCACATTCCATCGGAGAGGTTGGTGACATTGGTGGCTTTGTTGAGCAGAATACCTGAACTATCCTGTTCAGTCATGGTGCCCTCCAACACGTTAATTCCGCGGCACATAATGTCGGGGTAGTCGTTGTGTTCTTCGCCCTCGAGATGGGTATCCATATAGGAAACAAAAATGTGTGTTCCGGAATGGTTCCGTGCAATTTGTGTTCTGCTGTCTTCGGTAAATTCGGTATCGAAGTTAGAGCGGAACTGTTTGGGTTTGTCGATAATATGTGCATCCCAGGTAATTCCGCCATCCGGAGAATAGATATCGG
The sequence above is drawn from the Spartobacteria bacterium genome and encodes:
- a CDS encoding T9SS type A sorting domain-containing protein; amino-acid sequence: APDGQTGYIAILGDNDELDFSAGAIYPILWKTTDGGQTWGDPIEVEMGGPEGIPAIHWYMTEAEWQSFWAEPYPEREEVKFTTAFDFDLSVDINGNPHIAVGVGVASLETNYSIYTTHPFYCISDIYSPDGGITWDAHIIDKPKQFRSNFDTEFTEDSRTQIARNHSGTHIFVSYMDTHLEGEEHNDYPDIMCRGINVLEGTMTEQDSSGILLNKATNVTNLSDGMWQAYYMVMSNEVIEEGSNHIIPFTYEELNIANVGDPVQYKYVQNFTFAPGDYTFGIGTNEIEQSAFNVSQNYPNPFNGQTEITVTLSQNTNVSVEVFNLMGQKVYGTENNANAGTQTFTIQANDLQPGVYFYSVTANNKTISKKMIVE